From one Triticum urartu cultivar G1812 chromosome 3, Tu2.1, whole genome shotgun sequence genomic stretch:
- the LOC125542605 gene encoding uncharacterized protein LOC125542605, which produces MADEAAGANCPRRSTRLRPRIHSNEEEAEIATRRRSPRLHPQTLASKEVSGVTRRRRRGTRLPPQMHANGEGAGVTRRSSPRFHPQIHASGGGEAARVTRRRRGTSPEAADSLPASDDLLREILLRLPPQPSSLPRAAAACKRWLRVAADPRFLRGFSARHRKPPLLGVFEPLDWEVDSRGLLNRRSLKRRDKWIAFRPILDPPDRIPPQRFDLRHHGVETGVRSRAQLLGCRQGRLLIMDHVPMELVVFAPITGEQCRLAVPTEFKRDFLHAAVLCAADELGHVHRSCHWGPFKVVLVSMYRKDNRPVACVYSSETGVWGNIIFTYARCELADANPGVLVGNVLYWSSKSIDAGQRLRDLDRRTNDIIEFDLDTHSLAVIKGPHCLSNSLRHQIFKAEDGSVGLIMLFYGRFTMWRRKIDCHGVATWLKHKSIQMHPILGLSHHLVISPRWIDVLGYDEDNGVIFLHVDASVYMVQLMSMQSNKLYRSYCPNNRCHPFTSFYAPAIPGVCDGAEMLHNT; this is translated from the exons ATGGCGGACGAGGCCGCCGGAGCGAACTGCCCTCGCCGCAGCACGCGCCTCCGCCCCCGGATCCACTCGAATGAGGAGGAAGCCGAAATTGCAACACGCCGTCGCAGCCCGCGCCTCCATCCCCAAACCCTCGCGAGCAAGGAGGTCTCCGGAGTgacccgccgtcgccgccgcggCACGCGCCTCCCTCCCCAGATGCACGCGAATGGGGAGGGCGCCGGAGTGACCCGACGCAGCAGCCCGCGATTCCATCCCCAAATCCACGCGAGTGGGGGTGGGGAGGCCGCCCGAGtgacccgccgccgccgcggaaCCTCGCCGGAGGCGGCTGACTCCCTCCCAGCCAGCGACGATCTCCTCCGGGAGAtcctcctccgcctcccgccGCAGCCGTCCTCCCtcccacgcgccgccgccgcctgcaaGCGCTGGCTGCGCGTCGCCGCCGACCCCCGGTTCCTCCGCGGCTTCTCTGCCCGCCACCGCAAGCCGCCCCTCCTCGGCGTCTTCGAGCCCCTCGACTGGGAGGTCGACTCGCGCGGCCTCCTTAATCGTCGCTCCTTGAAGCGCCGTGACAAGTGGATCGCGTTCAGGCCCATCCTCGACCCTCCCGACCGGATCCCTCCTCAGCGCTTCGATCTGCGACATCACGGCGTCGAAACCGGCGTCCGCTCCAGGGCCCAGCTGCTCGGGTGCCGCCAAGGTCGCCTTCTCATCATGGACCATGTGCCCATGGAGTTAGTTGTCTTCGCCCCCATCACGGGCGAGCAGTGCCGTTTGGCCGTTCCCACGGAGTTCAAGAGGGACTTTCTCCATGCGGCGGTTCTCTGTGCTGCCGACGAGCTTGGCCACGTGCACCGCAGCTGCCATTGGGGCCCATTCAAGGTGGTCTTGGTGTCCATGTACAGAAAGGATAATCGTCCGGTCGCTTGTGTTTACTCCTCAGAGACTGGTGTATGGGGCAATATCATCTTCACATATGCTCGATGTGAGCTTGCTGATGCTAATCCCGGAGTTCTTGTTGGTAATGTCCTTTACTGGTCGTCTAAGTCTATTGATGCCGGCCAACGTTTGCGGGATTTGGATAGGCGCACAAACGACATAATTGAGTTTGATTTGGATACACATAGCCTAGCTGTGATCAAGGGGCCTCATTGTCTTAGTAACTCACTCAGACATCAGATCTTCAAGGCAGAGGATGGTTCTGTTGGTCTCATCATGTTGTTTTATGGTAGATTCACAATGTGGCGGAGGAAGATTGATTGTCATGGTGTTGCCACATGGTTAAAGCACAAGAGCATTCAAATGCATCCTATTCTTGGGCTCTCTCATCACCTTGTGATATCGCCGAGATGGATAGATGTACTGGGGTATGATGAGGATAATGGTGTAATATTTTTACATGTGGACGCCAGTGTCTACATGGTTCAACTGATGTCGATGCAATCCAATAAACTTTATCGAAGCTATTGTCCCAATAATAGATGTCACCCTTTCACAAGTTTCTATGCACCAG CCATTCCTGGTGTATGCGATGGAGCTGAAATGTTGCACAATACGTAG